GCTGCAGCAGGTCCTGCGCGGTCATCTTCATCGCGCCGGCCGCATCGGGAGCCTTCTCCGCCGTGCGCCAAAGGATTGATGCGCAGCCTTCCGGGCTGATGACGGAGTAAACGGCGTGCTCCAGCATCAGCACGCGTTCGGCACTCGCCAGCGCAACAGCGCCGCCCGAACCGCCCTCGCCCACGATGCAGGCGACCATCGGGGTCTCCAGCGCCAGGCAGGCTTCGGTGCTGCGCGCGATGGCCTCGGCCTGCCCGCGCTCTTCCGCCTCGATGCCGGGAAATGCGCCGGAGGTATCCACCAGTGTCACGACCGGGAGTTCGAAGCGGCTGGCCAGTTCCATCAGGCGGATCGCTTTGCGATAGCCCTCCGGCTTGCCCATGCCGAAATTGTGCTTGATGCGGCTTTGCGTATCGTTGCCCTTCTCGTGGCCGATCACCATGACCTTGCGGCCATCAAGCCGCGCCATGCCGCCCACGATGGCGTTATCCTCGCCATAGAACCGGTCCCCGCCCAGCGGCATGAAATCGGTGAACATCAGGTCGATGTAATCGCGGAAGTGCGGGCGGCTGCCGTGGCGCGCGACCTGCGTCTTCTGCCAAGGCGTCAGTGCGGCATAGGTGCTGGCGAGCAATTGCGCGCTCTTCAGTTCCAGCCGCTGTATCTCGTTTGAAAGGTCCACGTCCTCGCCGGCGGCCTCGCGAAGCTCCACGATGCGGGCTTCCAGCGCGGCGACAGGCTTTTCGAATTCCAGGAAGGTTGTCATGCCTTGCCGCTAACCCCGCTGGCCCTTGCGCGCAAGCGGGTGCCGCTCATTCACCAGCGCGACCAGGCGGGCGGAATCGACATGCGTGTAAATCTGCGTGGTCGCGATGTCCGCATGGCCGAGCAGGGTCTGCAGCACGCGCAGGTCCGCTCCGCCTTCCAGCAGGTGAGTCGCAAAGGCATGGCGCAGGACGTGCGGGCTGACCTTGGCCGGATCCAGGCCGGCGCGCGCAGCCAGATCCTTCAGCAGCTGGAACAGGCGCACGCGGGTCAGGTGCTTGTCCCCGCGCGAGGGAAACAGGAAGCGCCCTTCGCCGCGCACATCCAGCCATCGGGCGAGCGCCTCCTTGGCACGGCCGGACACCGGGACCATGCGCTGCTGGCCGCCCTTCCCCGTCACGGTCAGGAAAGGCGCATCGCGCGGCACGGCCGACAGCGGCAGCGAGACCAGCTCCGTCGCGCGCAGGCCCGATCCGTATAGCAGCTCAAGCAGGCACAGCAGGCGGATGGCAGGCGGCTTGCCCGATGCTGCGTCTTCCTCGGCGCGGTGGAACAGCGCCTCCACCTGCGCGTGGTCGAGGATCTTGGGCAGCGGACGCCGCGCAGCCGGGCGTGGCAGCGCGCCGGAGGGATCGTCGTCCCGCAGCCCGTCGTCCTGCAGGAAGGCAAAAAATTGCCGCAGCGTAGAGGATTTGCGCGCCAGCGTGCTGGGCGCCAGCTGCGCCCATTTCCCGCCCAGTCTCTCCAGAGCAGCGCGGTCCGCGCCCGCAATTCCGCCGGTCAGGCTGTCGGCCTGCTCCAGGTCCCGGCGATAGGCTGCAATCGTATTGGCCGCCGCACCGCGTTCCGCCGCGAGCATGGCGAGGAAGCTATCGACTTCCCCGGCCATCAGCCCCTTGTGACACCTTCCGCGGCGATCATGCGCGCCTCGGCGGACAGGCCCACCGTGTCGAGCGCGCGCACGATGTGGAAGAGGTGCCGCCCGGTCATTGCTTCCCAGCCGCTGCCCTGCATGCCCAGGCCTGCCAGCAGCGCGACCAGGGGCGCATTGCCATATTGCGCCGCCTGACCGATGGCGCGGCTCCATGGCGTTTCGCGCGTGAAATCCAGCCCCAGCTGCTCCGCCGCATCGGCAGCGTCTGCCGGGTCGAGGCGGCCCAGACCTGCCAGGCCGGCGACGAGGAACTTCGCCTTGCGCTGACCCTCGCTCTCGTCATCGCCGATGAAATCGCTGAGCGCGCCGTCGTCGACCGGGGAATCCCGCTCCAGCTGGGCCAGCGCCAAGAGCGCCCAGCCCAGCGAGCCTTCGTTCACGACGCTGCCCCAGCGCATGGCGTTGCGGTCCAGCCCGGCAGACAGCATTGAGGCGATGAGCCAGGGCGCATCTTCTTCCAGTTCACCATCGACCGGCAGGCGCGCGGCCGCCGTGGCGGTCAGCACCAGCATGCCATAGTCGGGCGTGCCTTCGCCCCACAATTCGCGCATGGCGGAAAGGCGATCGGCATTCGTTTCCCCCACATAGGCGCGGCGCAGCGCGCGGGCGGGTGCCTTGTCCGGGAAGTCCTGCGCTGCGTAAGCCTGTGAATACAGGTCCACCATGGCGGCAGAGGACAGGATGCCCCGCTCCGCCGCCCTGCCCGATGCGGCGACCCGGTCGGCCAGCGGCGTGGCGGGGATCAGTACATCCGCATAATCGAAGGCCGGATCGGCATCTTGGCGCAGGTTTGCCGGTATCTCCACGCCCAGCGTGCGGGCCAGCGAATAAGACCACGGCGTCAGCCGCTCTACGCCGTCCCACTCGATGGTGACGGCCTGCCGGCCTTCGCCAGCGGCCCCGGCGTATCGCTGCGCTAAAAAGCCGGAGATGTCGGTGATCTCGTCTTCGCGCATCAGTCCGGTCAGGCGGCGGTCGGCCGCGCGTGCATCGCCGCGATAAGCGGTGCACAGCGCGCCTGCGATCTGCCAGCTGGCATCGTCGCGCACTTCGGGGTTGAGCTGGCGCGCAGCGCAGATCCCCAGCACGTCGCCCGTCATCAGGTAGGAGTTCAGCGCAACGCCGGACAGCGCCGCATTGTAGTTGCGCGTGTCCACATCCTGTACCAGCGCTCTGGCCACCATGCTTTCCCCCATGCGGCCCAGCAGCGCGGCGCGGCCGGCAGCGAAGGCGATGGGGCCCATCCCGTCCGGCGCATCCATGCGGCTGGCCAGCGTGCGGCGCATCAATATATGTCCCCAGCGAGACACGAGGTCTCCGCTGTTTTCCCCGACCAGCGCGGCGACCAGCGTGGCGGGCTGGCCGGCCAGTGCGGCCACCGGGAAGCCGCCCTCTTCAGGGCCGATCACGCCAACCTGGCGCAGGGCGCGCTGGGCGGCGGGCGGCGTATCGAAATCGGGCTTCAGGCCGAGGACGCGGTCGATCTCCTCATCCTCCATCCGCTCCAGCTCCTCCAGCGTCGGGAAGCCGGGCGGCAGGACCACGGCACTGCCGCGCGAGGGCGCGCTGCTCGAAGAGCCGCCACCGGCATTGTCGCCCGGCAGGGGCTGCACGACCGGCGAGGAAGTGGTCGCAGGCGCTGGCGCAGGAGCAGGCGCGGCTGTCGGCGCGGGCGTCGGCCCCGCCATGTTGGGCGGAAGCAGCGATTCCGGTGCGGCGAGCGCCATGGCGGAGCTTGCCAGCAGCACTGCGCCTGCAAAGGCGTGGCGCGGCCTGATCATCCCGTTCATACCGGCTCTCCCGGACCAAGGTCGACATCCTGTTCGATCGGGCGCAGCTCCACCTGTCCGCCGTCCAGCCAGGCCAGCAGCAATACGAACAGGGCGATAGCAGCCAAGGCGATGATCAAAGTGCGTAGTCCCATCAATCCAGTTCCCGTGCCCGATGCGGGCCGATCCGCCGTGCGGGCGGTAGGCAAAGCGGGTTAGCGCAAGTATAGACAATGCGGCAATGACCGATCCCGCTTCTCCCGACAATTTGCGGATGGACCCGGCCGAACTGGCGGGCCTGGCCGCGCGGCTGGACCGGCCCGTGGTGCTGGTGGGCATGATGGGCGTGGGCAAATCCACCGTGGGGCGGCGGCTGGCGGCGCTGCTGGACCTGGACTTCG
This genomic interval from Paraurantiacibacter namhicola contains the following:
- a CDS encoding acetyl-CoA carboxylase carboxyltransferase subunit alpha, with the protein product MTTFLEFEKPVAALEARIVELREAAGEDVDLSNEIQRLELKSAQLLASTYAALTPWQKTQVARHGSRPHFRDYIDLMFTDFMPLGGDRFYGEDNAIVGGMARLDGRKVMVIGHEKGNDTQSRIKHNFGMGKPEGYRKAIRLMELASRFELPVVTLVDTSGAFPGIEAEERGQAEAIARSTEACLALETPMVACIVGEGGSGGAVALASAERVLMLEHAVYSVISPEGCASILWRTAEKAPDAAGAMKMTAQDLLQLGVIDRIVPEPVGGAHRDHAGAAANLSSAIREELEMLGGKSAKQLQRLREERFLQIGTEKKRRRR
- a CDS encoding tyrosine recombinase, with amino-acid sequence MAGEVDSFLAMLAAERGAAANTIAAYRRDLEQADSLTGGIAGADRAALERLGGKWAQLAPSTLARKSSTLRQFFAFLQDDGLRDDDPSGALPRPAARRPLPKILDHAQVEALFHRAEEDAASGKPPAIRLLCLLELLYGSGLRATELVSLPLSAVPRDAPFLTVTGKGGQQRMVPVSGRAKEALARWLDVRGEGRFLFPSRGDKHLTRVRLFQLLKDLAARAGLDPAKVSPHVLRHAFATHLLEGGADLRVLQTLLGHADIATTQIYTHVDSARLVALVNERHPLARKGQRG